A stretch of the Lactuca sativa cultivar Salinas chromosome 9, Lsat_Salinas_v11, whole genome shotgun sequence genome encodes the following:
- the LOC111908444 gene encoding vacuolar protein sorting-associated protein 25, whose amino-acid sequence MQTLGDHKLPHFFNYPPYFTLQPVRETREKQIQLWKELILDYCRTQKIFIIGLEEDFPLFSNPAIERSLNHEAREAFLSAIVLDGRAEWMDKSHRQCLILWHRIKDWADLIIRFVKENGLEDSVMTIEEIRSGIESRGTDIHGMDRTVLVRALKLLENKGKLAIFKGTSTDDEGVKFSV is encoded by the exons ATGCAGACACTTGGCGATCATAAGTTGCCCCACTTCTTTAATTATCCGCCCTACTTTAC GTTGCAGCCtgtgagagaaacaagagagaagcAAATACAACTATGGAAGGAACTTATTCTTGATTATTGTCGAACACAAAAGATATTTATAATTGGATTGGAAGAAGACTTTCCCCTGTTCTCCAACCCTGCAATTGAAA GGTCTCTGAATCATGAAGCAAGAGAAGCTTTCCTGTCAGCCATAGTCTTGGATG GACGTGCAGAATGGATGGACAAGAGTCATAGGCAATGTCTTATCTTGTGGCATCGTATAAAAGACTGGGCTGACCTCATCATACGCTTT GTTAAGGAGAATGGATTAGAGGACAGTGTAATGACAATTGAGGAAATACGTTCAGGGATCGAGTCACGTGGAACAG ATATCCATGGAATGGACCGAACTGTTCTAGTGAGGGCACTTAAACTTCTGGAAAACAAAGGAAAACTTGCAATCTTCAAGGGAACTTCAACAGATGATGAGGGCGTAAAATTTTCTGTTTGA